A single region of the Lotus japonicus ecotype B-129 chromosome 4, LjGifu_v1.2 genome encodes:
- the LOC130715827 gene encoding uncharacterized protein LOC130715827, protein MFLELRWLVVSEIDVSVEDLQKVVLDSLVCPTKGLKIDVVNLIKFRSGCSSIAQKFLSYFSKKSIIKTQDILENCSDLFASRMINIFRDLLSMSIDLDLNNIREALALSFVLKSCTKLQSLEITIPVKENSYSSDDFDDGALPFSKSMFWEKRPIMYNNHAHELKSVTIRGFTSIELEVKFLENLITRGIMMEKITIIYNSSIVGKENYLLSLRRASVYLSIILKSHRLLK, encoded by the exons ATGTTCTTGGAGCTCCGGTGGTTGGTCGTTAGTGAGATAGATGTTTCGGTTGAGGATCTTCAGAAAGTGGTGCTTGATTCTCTTGTTTGTCCAACAAAGGGTCTTAAAATTGATGTCGTGAACCTCATAAAATTTCGTTCAGGTTGCAGCTCAATTGCTCAGAAATTTCTATCTTACTTCTCAAAGAAAAGCATTATAAAAACCCAAGACATTCTTGAAAATTGCAGCGATCTTTTT GCATCTCGAATGATCAATATTTTTCGAGATCTATTATCCATGTCCATTGATTTGGATTTGAACAACATAAGAGAAGCTTTAGCACTTTCCTTCGTACTAAAGTCATGCACCAAACTCCAATCTCTTGAAATTACTATACCG GTAAAGGAGAATTCATATTCGAGTGATGATTTTGATGATGGCGCTCTACCATTTTCCAAGTCAATGTTCTGGGAGAAACGACCAATAATGTACAACAATCATGCTCACGAGTTAAAATCTGTTACTATAAGGGGGTTTACTAGCATAGAACTAGAAGTGAAGTTTCTTGAGAATTTGATTACAAGAGGCATTATGATGGaaaaaattactataatttACAATTCCTCAATTGTGGGCAAGGAAAATTATTTATTGTCGCTGCGAAGAGCATCAGTTTATCTCTCCATCATATTGAAGTCACATAGGTTGCTAAAGTAG